In Nonomuraea muscovyensis, one genomic interval encodes:
- a CDS encoding SRPBCC family protein, with protein sequence MMQATQKQDFTTTFSVDRNPREAFEAITNVRGWWSQEVEGVTDQVGGEFDHHYKDVHRCRIRVTELVPGRKVAWLVLDNFFNFIEDQAEWKGTEVVFEISEKDGGAEVRFTHVGLVPQYECYDVCTNAWNGYLGGSLRNLINTGQGQPNPKEGGNAPAHQDAATVLRARRTP encoded by the coding sequence ATGATGCAAGCAACTCAGAAGCAGGACTTCACCACCACCTTCTCGGTGGATCGAAATCCCCGGGAAGCATTCGAGGCCATCACCAACGTCCGCGGTTGGTGGTCCCAGGAGGTCGAGGGCGTCACCGACCAGGTCGGCGGCGAGTTCGACCACCACTACAAGGACGTCCACCGCTGCAGGATCCGCGTGACGGAACTCGTGCCCGGCCGGAAGGTCGCATGGCTCGTCCTGGACAACTTCTTCAACTTCATCGAAGACCAGGCCGAATGGAAGGGCACCGAGGTCGTCTTCGAGATCTCCGAAAAGGACGGCGGCGCCGAGGTCCGCTTCACCCACGTGGGCCTGGTTCCGCAGTACGAGTGCTACGACGTGTGCACCAACGCGTGGAACGGCTACCTCGGCGGCAGCCTGCGCAACCTGATCAACACGGGACAGGGGCAGCCCAACCCGAAGGAGGGCGGGAACGCCCCGGCCCACCAGGACGCCGCCACCGTGCTGCGCGCCAGGCGCACACCGTAA
- a CDS encoding DsbA family oxidoreductase yields the protein MKVEIYADVLCPWCYIGKRRLTAALDQLADRDRVRLVWRGFELAPDQGRTPGPTAAEAMTGWWGDRAQARIAHIRSLGAAEGLELNLHLARPVNTFDAHRLCRLAAARGSADQIVERLLRAYHTEGLNVADPQVLRRLGGEAGLADAEVRALLAGDDHAEEVRADRRRAAEHGVTGVPSLVIDGRPPVPGVQPSAELRRLLEDIPHGVGRPG from the coding sequence ATGAAGGTCGAGATCTACGCCGATGTGCTGTGCCCGTGGTGCTACATCGGCAAGCGACGCCTGACCGCGGCGCTGGACCAACTCGCCGACCGGGACCGGGTGCGGCTCGTCTGGCGCGGCTTCGAGCTCGCCCCCGACCAAGGCCGGACTCCCGGCCCCACGGCCGCCGAGGCCATGACCGGCTGGTGGGGAGACCGCGCGCAGGCCCGGATCGCCCACATCCGGTCCCTCGGCGCCGCCGAAGGACTGGAGCTCAACCTGCATCTGGCCCGGCCGGTCAACACCTTCGACGCGCACCGGCTGTGCCGGCTGGCCGCCGCCCGCGGCAGCGCCGACCAGATAGTGGAACGGCTGCTGCGCGCCTACCACACCGAAGGGCTGAACGTGGCCGACCCGCAGGTCCTGCGCCGCCTGGGCGGCGAGGCGGGGCTGGCCGACGCCGAGGTGCGGGCTCTCCTCGCCGGCGACGACCACGCCGAGGAGGTCCGCGCCGACCGGCGTCGCGCGGCCGAGCACGGCGTCACCGGCGTCCCGTCCCTCGTGATCGACGGCCGGCCGCCGGTGCCGGGCGTCCAGCCGTCCGCCGAACTGCGCCGCCTGCTGGAGGACATCCCGCACGGTGTCGGCCGGCCCGGCTGA
- a CDS encoding DinB family protein yields MLGSDPKADLHRYLRTARESLLWKLDGLSEYDIRRPMTPTGTNLLGLVKHVASIELEYFGDVFGRPSGEALPWFGDGAEPNADMWATADESREQITGLYRRAWAHADATIDALTLDSVGRVPWWPDDRSQVTLHRIMVHVIAETQRHAGHADIVRELIDGIVGLRADNTNMAPVDQAWWEDYRNRLEGVAREAGDTPG; encoded by the coding sequence ATGCTCGGATCAGACCCGAAAGCGGACCTTCACCGCTACCTGCGAACCGCCCGTGAATCCCTGCTGTGGAAGCTCGACGGGTTGTCGGAATACGACATCCGCCGGCCGATGACGCCGACCGGGACCAACCTGCTGGGCCTGGTCAAACATGTGGCCAGCATCGAGCTGGAGTACTTCGGCGACGTCTTCGGCCGGCCGTCCGGCGAGGCGCTGCCCTGGTTCGGGGACGGCGCGGAACCCAACGCGGACATGTGGGCGACCGCCGACGAGTCGCGCGAGCAGATCACCGGGCTGTATCGCCGGGCGTGGGCGCACGCGGACGCGACGATCGACGCGTTGACGCTGGACTCGGTCGGCCGCGTCCCGTGGTGGCCGGACGACCGTAGCCAGGTGACGCTCCATCGGATCATGGTGCACGTGATCGCCGAGACCCAACGGCACGCCGGGCACGCCGACATCGTCCGGGAGCTGATCGACGGGATCGTCGGTCTGCGGGCCGACAACACCAACATGGCGCCGGTCGACCAGGCGTGGTGGGAGGACTACCGGAACCGGTTGGAAGGCGTGGCACGGGAGGCCGGTGACACTCCGGGCTGA
- a CDS encoding LysR family transcriptional regulator, with protein MELRQLRTFEAVVRHRTVTGAAVALDLAPSTVSEQIRALEKSLGVALFERTATGMTLTDPGERLLGWARRLLDQAEQARRDVTGQQEAVRLGALETIAATHVPRVLARLASRRPGLRVEVRPSVSRDQLLADVAAGQLEAALLMDTGAALGDLGFPPPPAPLTFLDVGTVPLVLVAAPDHPLRGRSPVDPADLLGERLLVNVPACSFWMAADRIIGDGPERVRSGGVAVMRAWAEQGLGIALLPEFAVAAALASGSLTRLALAAPDLSLRLVWRGDREQLPGLRDLLYAAAS; from the coding sequence GTGGAACTACGCCAGCTACGCACCTTCGAGGCGGTGGTCCGGCACCGGACGGTCACGGGCGCCGCCGTCGCCCTGGATCTGGCCCCCTCCACGGTCTCCGAGCAGATCCGCGCCCTGGAGAAGTCGCTGGGGGTCGCGCTGTTCGAGCGGACGGCGACGGGCATGACCCTGACCGACCCCGGCGAACGCCTGCTCGGCTGGGCGCGCCGCCTGCTGGACCAGGCCGAGCAGGCACGCCGCGACGTGACCGGGCAGCAGGAGGCGGTACGGCTCGGCGCGCTGGAGACCATCGCGGCCACCCACGTGCCGCGCGTGCTCGCCCGGCTCGCCTCGCGCCGCCCCGGCCTGCGGGTCGAGGTGCGCCCCAGCGTGAGCCGCGACCAGTTGCTCGCCGACGTCGCGGCCGGGCAGTTGGAGGCGGCGCTCCTGATGGACACCGGCGCCGCCCTCGGCGACCTCGGCTTCCCGCCGCCGCCCGCCCCGCTGACCTTCCTCGACGTCGGCACGGTGCCGCTCGTCCTCGTCGCGGCTCCGGACCACCCGCTGCGTGGGCGTTCGCCGGTGGACCCGGCCGACCTGCTCGGTGAGCGGCTGCTCGTGAACGTACCGGCGTGCAGTTTCTGGATGGCCGCCGACCGGATCATCGGCGACGGCCCCGAACGCGTCCGCTCCGGCGGGGTCGCGGTGATGCGCGCGTGGGCCGAGCAGGGCCTGGGCATCGCGTTGCTCCCCGAGTTCGCGGTCGCCGCCGCTCTGGCGTCCGGCTCCCTGACCCGGCTGGCGCTCGCCGCACCGGACCTGAGCCTGCGCCTGGTCTGGCGCGGCGATCGCGAGCAGCTCCCCGGCCTGCGCGACCTCCTCTACGCCGCCGCATCCTGA
- a CDS encoding winged helix-turn-helix transcriptional regulator: MLGKTYDSQVCSIARSLEVIGERWSLLIVRDALFGGATRYSDFQRNLGIATNILKARLDGFVEAGIMRRHKYSEQPELHEYLLTDKGRALAPALVALTEWGDRWATDGEPPILYTHSVCGAGVTEQTVCAHCGRVEDPAEIRAVVGPGMPPERTPPKA; encoded by the coding sequence ATGCTGGGGAAGACCTACGACTCACAGGTGTGCTCGATCGCACGCTCCCTGGAGGTGATCGGCGAACGCTGGAGCCTGCTGATCGTTCGCGACGCCCTGTTCGGGGGGGCCACCCGCTACAGCGACTTCCAGCGCAACCTGGGCATCGCGACCAACATCCTCAAGGCCCGGCTCGACGGCTTCGTCGAGGCTGGGATCATGCGGCGCCACAAGTACTCCGAGCAGCCCGAACTCCACGAGTACCTGCTGACCGACAAGGGGCGCGCGCTCGCGCCCGCGCTGGTCGCGCTCACCGAGTGGGGCGACCGGTGGGCGACCGACGGGGAGCCGCCGATCCTCTACACCCACTCGGTGTGCGGCGCCGGGGTCACCGAGCAGACGGTGTGCGCCCACTGCGGCCGCGTGGAGGACCCGGCCGAGATCCGGGCCGTGGTCGGGCCCGGCATGCCCCCCGAACGCACACCACCGAAGGCTTGA
- a CDS encoding glycosyl hydrolase family 18 protein, protein MRHKTIGKILAGLTALLLPLTAAVAAPPGAYGATTSLSSASALAAWAPWTAYTAGTRVTYDGTEYECLQSHTSQPGWEPPNVPALWKATGGGGGDTQPPSKPADLRSTGVTSTSVSLTWNASTDNVAVTGYNLYRGTTLVTTVTGTTHTDTGLTANTPYTYTVRAKDAAGNLSPPSDPVTATTTGGGGGDTQPPSKPADLRSTGVTSTSVSLTWNASTDNVAVTGYNLYRGTTLVTTVTGTTHTDTGLTANTPYTYTVRAKDAAGNLSPPSDPVTATTTGGGGGGGDKVLGYFVQWGVYQRGYHVKNIDTSGSAAKLTHINYAFGNVQNGQCAIGDSYADYDRFYSAAESVDGVADTWDAGALRGSFNQLRKLKKKYPHIKVLFSFGGWTWSGGFGQAAANPAAFAESCYRLVEDPRWADVFDGIDIDWEYPNACGLTCDTSGPAAFRTLMSALRSRFGAGNLVTAAITADGTSGGKIDAADYGGAAQYVDWYNVMTYDFFGAWAAQGPTAPHSPLTSYSGIPTPGFFSDNAIQKLKGKGVPSSKLLLGIGFYGRGWTGVTQAAPGGTATGPAPGTYEQGIEDYKVLKTRCPATGTVAGTAYAHCGNQWWSYDTPSTIGGKMGYSKDQGLGGAFFWELSGDTTNGELITAMRNGLG, encoded by the coding sequence ATGAGACACAAGACCATCGGCAAGATCCTGGCCGGCCTGACGGCGTTACTGCTGCCGCTCACCGCGGCCGTCGCCGCCCCGCCCGGGGCCTACGGCGCGACCACATCCCTCAGCTCGGCGAGCGCCCTGGCGGCGTGGGCCCCGTGGACGGCCTACACCGCGGGCACCCGCGTCACCTACGACGGCACCGAGTACGAGTGCCTGCAGAGCCACACCTCCCAGCCCGGCTGGGAGCCGCCGAACGTACCGGCCCTGTGGAAGGCCACCGGCGGCGGAGGCGGCGACACGCAGCCACCCTCGAAACCGGCCGACCTCCGCTCCACAGGCGTGACGTCCACCAGCGTCTCCCTCACCTGGAACGCCTCCACCGACAACGTCGCCGTCACCGGCTACAACCTCTACCGAGGCACCACCCTCGTCACCACCGTCACCGGCACCACCCACACCGACACCGGCCTGACCGCCAACACCCCCTACACCTACACCGTCCGCGCCAAGGACGCCGCCGGCAACCTCTCACCCCCCAGCGACCCCGTCACCGCCACCACCACCGGCGGCGGAGGCGGCGACACGCAGCCACCCTCGAAACCGGCCGACCTCCGCTCCACAGGCGTGACGTCCACCAGCGTCTCCCTCACCTGGAACGCCTCCACCGACAACGTCGCCGTCACCGGCTACAACCTCTACCGAGGCACCACCCTCGTCACCACCGTCACCGGCACCACCCACACCGACACCGGCCTGACCGCCAACACCCCCTACACCTACACCGTCCGCGCCAAGGACGCCGCCGGCAACCTCTCACCCCCCAGCGACCCCGTCACCGCCACCACCACCGGCGGCGGAGGCGGAGGTGGCGACAAGGTGCTCGGGTACTTCGTCCAGTGGGGCGTCTACCAGCGCGGCTACCACGTCAAGAACATCGACACCAGCGGCTCGGCCGCGAAGCTGACGCACATCAACTACGCCTTCGGCAACGTGCAGAACGGCCAGTGCGCGATCGGCGACTCCTACGCCGACTACGACCGGTTCTACAGCGCGGCCGAGAGCGTCGACGGCGTCGCCGACACCTGGGACGCCGGAGCCCTGCGCGGCAGCTTCAACCAGCTCCGCAAGCTGAAGAAGAAGTACCCCCACATCAAGGTGCTGTTCTCCTTCGGCGGCTGGACCTGGTCCGGCGGTTTCGGCCAGGCCGCGGCCAACCCGGCGGCGTTCGCCGAGTCCTGCTACCGGCTCGTGGAGGACCCGCGCTGGGCCGACGTCTTCGACGGCATCGACATCGACTGGGAGTACCCGAACGCGTGCGGCCTGACCTGCGACACCAGCGGCCCGGCGGCGTTCCGCACCCTGATGTCGGCGCTGCGCTCCCGCTTCGGCGCGGGCAACCTGGTGACGGCGGCCATCACCGCCGACGGCACCTCCGGCGGCAAGATCGACGCGGCCGACTACGGCGGCGCCGCCCAGTACGTCGACTGGTACAACGTCATGACGTACGACTTCTTCGGCGCCTGGGCGGCCCAGGGCCCGACCGCCCCGCACTCGCCGCTCACCTCCTACAGCGGCATCCCGACCCCGGGCTTCTTCTCCGACAACGCCATCCAGAAGCTCAAGGGCAAGGGCGTGCCGTCGAGCAAGCTCCTGCTCGGCATCGGCTTCTACGGCCGCGGTTGGACGGGCGTCACCCAGGCCGCGCCGGGCGGCACGGCCACCGGCCCCGCGCCCGGCACGTACGAGCAGGGGATCGAGGACTACAAGGTGCTCAAGACCCGCTGCCCCGCGACGGGCACCGTCGCGGGCACCGCCTACGCCCACTGCGGCAACCAGTGGTGGAGCTACGACACGCCGAGCACCATCGGCGGCAAGATGGGCTACTCGAAGGACCAGGGCCTCGGCGGCGCGTTCTTCTGGGAACTCAGCGGTGACACGACCAACGGTGAGCTGATCACCGCGATGCGCAACGGCCTGGGCTGA
- a CDS encoding MFS transporter: MTTVEVRARVGRRPLVLLGISLGYFMVLLDMTVLSVAEPDLAASLRISIAGLQWATTGYTVVFGALLLSAGAVADRYGAHRVFRAGVAGFGLASALSALAPTLPVLVGLRGVLGAAGAACVPASMALIARLYPEPAGRIRAVAAWAAISGAAVAAGPVVGGALVELAGWRAIFLVNVPIAALVLALTAGRALVCPRGERRIDWAAQLAACAALAMLTDALIATGAGSWAHAAGSAAATALAGAAFLALERRSATPVLDRVLLRSRGVRAGLAAGAAVNFALNGTLFVLPLVLQRDHHLGAAASGLAFLPLTLPFALNPPLTGRIAARVGPRPPILAGISLITVGCGVLAWATLVGADYGWLAVGLLLIGFGVSFVLPVLVSSIIDAAPEGTAGAAGGVLNAVRQTGATLGVATMGACVGLGAGSAAALLLAAVVCAAAGIGFATGHRAVPLTSRPGHRARPAVHVPRDS; encoded by the coding sequence ATGACGACTGTCGAAGTGCGCGCCCGAGTCGGGCGCAGGCCGCTCGTCCTGCTGGGCATCTCGCTGGGCTATTTCATGGTGTTGCTGGACATGACGGTGCTGTCGGTGGCCGAGCCGGACCTGGCCGCCTCGCTGCGCATCTCCATCGCCGGGCTGCAGTGGGCGACCACGGGATACACCGTGGTGTTCGGCGCCTTGCTGCTGTCGGCGGGGGCGGTGGCGGACCGGTACGGCGCGCACCGGGTGTTCCGGGCCGGCGTGGCGGGGTTCGGGCTGGCCTCCGCGCTGTCGGCGCTCGCGCCGACGCTGCCGGTCCTGGTGGGATTGCGCGGAGTGCTGGGCGCCGCGGGGGCCGCGTGCGTGCCGGCCTCGATGGCGTTGATCGCGCGGTTGTATCCGGAACCGGCCGGCCGGATCCGGGCCGTCGCCGCCTGGGCGGCCATCAGCGGCGCCGCGGTGGCCGCCGGCCCGGTCGTCGGCGGCGCCCTCGTCGAGCTGGCGGGATGGCGGGCGATCTTCCTGGTCAACGTGCCGATCGCGGCGCTGGTGCTCGCCCTGACCGCCGGGCGGGCGCTGGTCTGCCCGCGCGGCGAGCGGCGGATCGACTGGGCGGCACAGCTGGCCGCCTGCGCGGCGCTGGCGATGCTGACGGACGCGCTCATCGCGACCGGCGCGGGTTCCTGGGCGCACGCGGCCGGGTCGGCTGCGGCGACCGCGCTGGCCGGAGCCGCCTTCCTCGCTCTGGAACGGCGCAGCGCCACGCCCGTCCTCGACCGAGTGCTGCTGCGCAGCCGCGGCGTGCGAGCCGGGCTGGCGGCGGGCGCGGCGGTCAACTTCGCGCTCAACGGCACGCTGTTCGTGCTGCCCCTCGTGCTGCAGCGGGACCATCATCTCGGCGCCGCCGCCAGCGGCCTGGCGTTCCTGCCGCTGACGCTGCCGTTCGCGCTCAACCCGCCGCTGACCGGCCGGATCGCGGCCCGGGTCGGCCCGCGCCCGCCCATCCTGGCGGGGATCTCCCTGATCACGGTGGGCTGCGGCGTGCTCGCCTGGGCGACGCTGGTGGGGGCGGATTACGGATGGCTCGCCGTCGGGCTGCTGCTGATCGGGTTCGGGGTGTCGTTCGTGCTGCCCGTACTCGTCTCGTCGATCATCGACGCCGCGCCGGAGGGTACGGCGGGAGCGGCGGGAGGGGTGCTGAACGCGGTCCGCCAGACCGGGGCCACGCTGGGCGTCGCCACCATGGGCGCCTGTGTCGGCCTGGGGGCGGGATCGGCGGCCGCGCTGCTGCTCGCGGCGGTGGTCTGCGCGGCGGCCGGCATCGGGTTCGCCACGGGACACCGGGCCGTTCCGCTCACGTCGCGCCCCGGCCACCGCGCGCGGCCGGCCGTCCACGTCCCGCGGGACAGCTGA